From Pseudomonas sp. CCI4.2, one genomic window encodes:
- a CDS encoding SfnB family sulfur acquisition oxidoreductase, with the protein MSRLATAPVNNDVDISPLLLPAKVLANDAEAITAAYALADIARQHAAQRDRQRKLPWAEIEHFTRSGLGSISVPRAYGGPQVSFVTVAEVFKIISAADPALGQIPQNQFGILHSLIGSASEVQKKELFHSVLNGWRVGNAGPERGTKNTLDLKARIVAEGDGFVINGQKFYSTGALFAHWVAVKALNEHDQQVLAFVKRGTQGLRIVDDWSGFGQRTTASGTVLLDNVRVEADHVIDNWRLALIPNIQGAVSQLIQAAIDAGIAREAIDDSIRFVRERSRPWIEAKVERAADDLYVIADIGKLKLELHAAEALLRKAGQVLDDISAAPIDEQSAARASIVVAEAKVLTTEISLLASEKLFELAGSRATLAEFNLDRHWRNARVHTLHDPVRWKYHAVGNYYLNGALPARHSWI; encoded by the coding sequence ATGTCCCGTCTGGCAACTGCACCCGTTAATAACGATGTGGATATCTCGCCGCTGCTGTTGCCTGCCAAAGTGCTGGCCAACGATGCCGAGGCGATCACTGCCGCTTATGCATTGGCGGACATTGCCCGCCAACACGCCGCACAGCGTGATCGACAGCGCAAATTACCCTGGGCCGAAATCGAACACTTCACCCGCAGTGGCCTGGGCAGTATTTCGGTGCCACGGGCCTATGGCGGCCCGCAAGTGTCGTTCGTGACCGTGGCCGAAGTGTTCAAGATCATTTCCGCCGCCGACCCGGCGTTGGGGCAAATTCCGCAGAACCAGTTCGGCATCCTTCATTCGTTGATCGGCAGTGCCAGCGAGGTGCAGAAAAAAGAGTTGTTTCACAGCGTTCTCAACGGCTGGCGCGTCGGCAATGCCGGCCCCGAGCGCGGCACGAAAAATACCCTGGACCTTAAAGCACGCATCGTTGCCGAGGGCGACGGCTTTGTCATCAACGGACAAAAGTTTTACTCCACTGGCGCGCTGTTCGCCCATTGGGTGGCGGTCAAGGCACTGAACGAGCACGACCAGCAAGTGTTGGCGTTCGTGAAGCGAGGTACCCAGGGGCTGCGTATCGTCGATGACTGGTCGGGCTTTGGCCAACGCACCACCGCCAGCGGCACCGTACTGCTGGACAACGTGCGGGTCGAAGCCGACCACGTCATCGACAACTGGCGCTTGGCATTGATCCCGAATATTCAGGGCGCAGTGTCGCAACTCATCCAGGCTGCAATTGATGCCGGGATCGCCCGAGAAGCCATCGACGACAGCATCCGCTTCGTCCGCGAGCGCTCGCGCCCGTGGATTGAAGCCAAGGTCGAGCGCGCCGCCGATGATCTCTACGTAATCGCCGACATCGGCAAACTGAAACTCGAATTGCACGCTGCCGAGGCGTTATTGCGTAAGGCCGGTCAAGTGCTGGACGACATCAGCGCTGCGCCCATCGACGAGCAATCGGCCGCCCGCGCCTCAATCGTCGTCGCCGAAGCCAAGGTACTGACCACCGAAATCTCCCTGCTCGCCAGTGAAAAGCTGTTCGAGCTGGCAGGCAGCCGCGCCACCCTGGCCGAGTTCAACCTCGACCGCCACTGGCGTAACGCCCGCGTTCATACCCTCCATGACCCAGTGCGCTGGAAATACCACGCCGTCGGCAACTACTACCTCAACGGCGCCTTGCCCGCCCGGCATTCCTGGATCTGA
- a CDS encoding SfnB family sulfur acquisition oxidoreductase yields MTSFSTLRIPAAVISSDAQALHVAGELAEQFKRDSALRDSERRLPYAELDLFSNSGLWGITVPKAFGGAGVSNVTLATVIRLIAQADSSLGQIPQNHFYALEVLRVNGSPEQQKRLYAQTLTGARFGNALAELGTKTAHDRTTRLSRDGDGYRINGRKFYATGALYAQRIPTSVIDDLGVQHLVFVPYDSAGLSVIDDWSGFGQRTTGSGSVVFDDVFVSADDVVPFQSAFERPTTVGPLAQILHAAIDTGIARAAYEDALHFVRTRTRPWIDSGTEKAVDDPLTLHSFGKLGVRLHAAEALLERAAEFLDRAHADSSAANVAAASIAVAEARAISTDISLAAGSTLFELAGSQATLAEHGLDRHWRNARVHTLHDPVRWKFHAIGNYYLNHENPPLRGTI; encoded by the coding sequence ATGACTTCTTTTTCTACCCTGCGCATTCCCGCTGCAGTGATCAGCAGTGACGCCCAAGCCCTGCACGTGGCGGGCGAATTGGCTGAACAATTCAAGCGCGACAGTGCCTTGCGTGACAGCGAGCGACGCCTTCCGTATGCCGAACTTGACCTGTTTTCCAACTCAGGTTTATGGGGCATCACCGTGCCGAAAGCGTTCGGCGGTGCGGGTGTTTCCAATGTCACGCTGGCGACGGTTATTCGACTGATCGCCCAAGCCGACTCGTCTCTGGGGCAAATCCCGCAAAACCATTTTTATGCGCTGGAAGTTTTGCGGGTGAACGGCAGCCCTGAGCAGCAAAAACGCCTGTATGCGCAAACGTTGACCGGTGCTCGGTTCGGTAACGCGCTGGCCGAACTGGGAACCAAAACTGCTCACGACCGCACCACGCGCTTGAGCCGCGACGGTGACGGCTATCGCATTAATGGCCGCAAGTTTTACGCCACCGGCGCGTTGTATGCGCAGCGAATCCCGACCTCGGTGATCGACGACCTGGGCGTGCAACACCTGGTATTCGTCCCCTATGACAGCGCCGGTTTGAGCGTGATCGATGACTGGAGCGGCTTTGGCCAGCGCACCACCGGCAGCGGCTCTGTGGTGTTCGATGACGTATTCGTCAGCGCCGACGATGTGGTGCCGTTTCAAAGCGCGTTTGAGCGCCCCACCACGGTCGGCCCGCTGGCGCAAATTCTCCACGCCGCCATCGACACCGGCATCGCCCGCGCCGCCTACGAAGACGCACTGCATTTTGTCCGCACCCGCACCCGACCCTGGATCGACTCCGGCACCGAAAAGGCCGTGGACGATCCTTTGACCCTGCACAGTTTCGGCAAACTCGGGGTTCGCCTTCATGCCGCCGAAGCGCTGCTGGAACGCGCAGCTGAATTCCTGGACCGCGCACACGCTGACAGCAGCGCAGCAAACGTCGCCGCAGCCTCCATCGCGGTGGCCGAAGCGCGGGCCATTAGCACTGATATTTCCCTCGCCGCAGGCAGCACCTTGTTTGAATTGGCCGGCAGTCAGGCGACCTTGGCTGAACACGGCCTCGACCGTCATTGGCGCAACGCCCGGGTGCATACGCTGCACGACCCGGTGCGCTGGAAATTCCACGCCATCGGCAACTACTACCTCAATCACGAAAATCCTCCACTGCGGGGGACGATCTGA
- a CDS encoding LLM class flavin-dependent oxidoreductase, producing MPKKKILLNAFNMNCIGHINHGLWTHPRDTSTEYKTLEYWTELAQLLERGLFDGLFIADIVGVYDVYQHSVDVPLKEAIQLPVNDPLLLLSAMAAVTKNLGFGLTVNLTYEAPYLFARRMSTLDHLSRGRVGWNIVTGYLDSAAKAMGLTEQIEHDRRYDQADEYLEVLYKLWEGSWEDDAVINDRQQRVYAQPSKVHKVEHKGEFYQVEGYHLCEPSIQRTPVLFQAGTSERGIQFGGRHAECVFISGQNKAATREQVDKVRKSAVAAGRKPEDVRIFMGLNVIVGATEELARAKQREYQEYASAEAGVAHFAASTGIDFAEYELDEPIQYVKSNAIQSATKTLKNNDWTRRHLLDQHALGGRYITLVGSPEQVADELESWIAETGLDGFNLTRIVTPESYVDFIDLVIPELQHRGSYKTAYDAGSLREKLFHQGPRLPDSHAGAGYRHVSE from the coding sequence ATGCCAAAGAAAAAGATTCTGCTTAACGCGTTCAACATGAATTGCATTGGACACATCAACCACGGCCTGTGGACCCACCCACGGGACACTTCGACCGAGTACAAAACCCTCGAATACTGGACCGAACTGGCGCAATTGCTGGAGCGCGGTTTGTTCGACGGGCTGTTTATCGCCGATATCGTCGGCGTGTATGACGTCTACCAGCATTCGGTTGATGTCCCGCTTAAAGAGGCGATCCAGTTGCCGGTCAACGACCCGCTGCTGCTGTTATCGGCCATGGCCGCCGTCACGAAAAACCTCGGCTTCGGCCTGACCGTCAACCTCACGTATGAGGCGCCCTATCTGTTCGCCCGACGCATGTCGACCCTGGATCACCTGAGTCGGGGTCGAGTGGGCTGGAACATTGTCACCGGTTATCTGGACAGCGCGGCCAAAGCCATGGGCCTCACCGAACAGATCGAACATGACCGTCGCTACGACCAGGCCGACGAGTACCTGGAAGTGCTCTACAAACTCTGGGAAGGCAGTTGGGAAGACGACGCGGTCATCAATGATCGCCAACAACGGGTCTACGCCCAGCCAAGCAAAGTGCATAAGGTCGAACACAAGGGCGAGTTCTATCAGGTCGAGGGTTATCACCTGTGCGAACCGTCGATTCAGCGTACGCCGGTGTTATTTCAGGCGGGCACGTCCGAGCGCGGTATACAGTTCGGCGGGCGGCACGCTGAGTGCGTATTCATCAGCGGTCAAAACAAAGCCGCGACCCGAGAACAGGTGGACAAGGTCCGCAAAAGCGCGGTCGCCGCCGGCCGCAAACCGGAAGACGTGAGGATATTCATGGGCCTCAACGTGATCGTCGGCGCCACTGAAGAGCTGGCCCGGGCCAAGCAGCGTGAGTACCAGGAATACGCCAGTGCTGAAGCCGGGGTCGCGCATTTCGCGGCCTCGACCGGAATCGACTTCGCCGAGTACGAACTGGACGAGCCCATTCAGTACGTGAAGAGCAACGCGATTCAATCCGCCACCAAAACCCTGAAAAACAACGACTGGACCCGTCGTCACTTGCTCGACCAGCACGCCTTGGGCGGACGCTATATCACCTTGGTCGGCTCGCCTGAGCAAGTGGCGGATGAACTGGAATCCTGGATCGCCGAAACCGGCCTCGACGGCTTCAACCTGACCCGGATCGTGACCCCGGAAAGCTACGTCGACTTTATCGATTTGGTGATCCCGGAGCTGCAACACCGTGGCTCGTACAAGACGGCGTATGACGCCGGGAGCTTGCGCGAGAAATTGTTTCATCAGGGACCACGGTTGCCTGACTCGCATGCGGGTGCTGGGTATCGCCATGTTTCTGAGTAA
- a CDS encoding methionine ABC transporter ATP-binding protein — translation MSATAQRRLILEPSGATATTALHPDLNRAHVRFIHLGKTYDSKQGPVDALQNIDLAIQRGEVFGIIGRSGAGKSSLIRTINRLERPSSGWVLIDHVDIAEFDEDHLVQLRRRIGMIFQHFNLMSAKTVWQNVELPLKVAGVPREQRQRKVTELLELVGLQDKHKVYPAQLSGGQKQRVGIARALVHDPAILLCDEATSALDPETTQSILGLLREINQRLGLTIILITHEMAVIRDICDRVVVLEQGQVVEQGPVWQVFGNPQHDVSKTLLAPLQHGLPEDLLARMRSQPQQAHAAVVLDLHFTGVSGEEPDLAELFNTLGGRVSLMQGGVQRIQGRALGHLILSVSRSPHGREELLARARTVAQRAEVLGYVV, via the coding sequence ATGAGCGCAACCGCCCAACGTCGACTGATACTTGAACCGTCCGGGGCTACAGCGACGACAGCACTGCACCCGGACTTGAACCGCGCCCACGTTCGCTTCATTCATCTGGGCAAAACCTACGACAGCAAACAGGGCCCGGTGGACGCTTTACAGAACATCGACCTGGCGATTCAGCGCGGTGAAGTATTTGGCATCATCGGCCGCAGCGGCGCGGGCAAATCGTCGCTGATTCGCACCATCAATCGCCTGGAGCGTCCGAGCAGCGGGTGGGTGTTGATCGACCACGTGGACATCGCCGAGTTCGACGAAGACCACTTGGTGCAGCTGCGTCGGCGCATCGGCATGATCTTTCAGCACTTCAACTTGATGTCCGCCAAAACCGTGTGGCAGAACGTTGAATTGCCCTTGAAAGTCGCCGGAGTACCCCGTGAACAGCGCCAGCGCAAAGTCACCGAATTGCTGGAATTGGTAGGTTTGCAGGACAAACACAAGGTCTATCCGGCGCAGTTGTCCGGCGGCCAGAAACAGCGTGTGGGGATTGCCCGCGCGCTGGTGCATGACCCGGCGATTTTGCTGTGCGACGAAGCCACGTCGGCGCTGGACCCAGAGACCACGCAATCAATCCTCGGCCTGCTGCGCGAGATCAACCAGCGGCTGGGCCTTACGATCATTTTGATCACCCATGAGATGGCGGTGATTCGCGATATCTGTGACCGCGTTGTGGTGCTGGAACAGGGCCAAGTGGTTGAGCAAGGCCCGGTCTGGCAAGTGTTCGGTAACCCGCAGCACGACGTCAGTAAAACCCTGCTCGCACCCTTGCAACACGGACTGCCCGAGGATTTATTGGCGCGGATGAGATCGCAGCCGCAGCAAGCCCATGCCGCCGTAGTGTTGGACCTGCATTTCACTGGCGTCAGCGGCGAAGAGCCGGATCTAGCGGAGTTGTTTAATACGCTCGGTGGGCGAGTCAGTCTGATGCAGGGCGGCGTCCAGCGCATTCAGGGCCGTGCGCTGGGGCATCTGATTTTGTCGGTATCTCGGTCGCCCCATGGTCGCGAAGAATTGCTGGCCCGCGCCCGCACCGTGGCGCAACGTGCGGAGGTATTAGGCTATGTGGTTTGA
- a CDS encoding methionine ABC transporter permease, whose translation MWFDRLLQGTLDTFLMVGVSSLIALLVGVPLAVLLVTSGKGGIYEAPALNRVLGVVVNLFRSIPFLILMVALIPFTRLIVGTTYGVWAAVVPLTIAATPFFARIAEVSVREVDHGLIEAAQAMGCRRWHIIWHVLLPESLPGIVGGFTITLVTMINSSAMAGAIGAGGLGDIAYRYGYQRFDSQVMLTVIVLLVVVVAVIQMGGDRLAHVLNKR comes from the coding sequence ATGTGGTTTGACCGATTGCTACAGGGCACCCTCGATACGTTTTTGATGGTGGGCGTGTCGTCATTAATTGCTTTGTTGGTGGGCGTTCCGCTGGCGGTTTTGCTGGTCACCAGCGGCAAGGGCGGGATATACGAAGCGCCCGCACTGAACCGCGTACTGGGGGTGGTCGTTAACCTGTTCCGTTCGATTCCGTTTCTGATTTTGATGGTGGCGCTGATCCCGTTCACCCGACTGATCGTCGGTACAACGTATGGGGTGTGGGCTGCCGTCGTACCGCTGACCATCGCCGCCACGCCGTTCTTTGCGCGCATCGCCGAGGTCAGTGTGCGGGAAGTCGATCACGGGTTGATCGAAGCCGCTCAGGCCATGGGGTGCCGTCGTTGGCACATCATCTGGCACGTCCTGCTGCCCGAATCGCTGCCGGGCATCGTTGGCGGCTTCACGATTACTCTGGTGACCATGATCAATTCATCCGCCATGGCCGGGGCCATTGGTGCAGGCGGTTTAGGTGACATTGCTTACCGCTACGGCTATCAGCGCTTCGACAGCCAGGTGATGCTGACGGTAATCGTGCTGTTGGTGGTGGTGGTTGCGGTGATTCAAATGGGGGGCGATCGACTGGCGCACGTCTTGAACAAACGCTGA